The Pirellulales bacterium genome has a window encoding:
- a CDS encoding choice-of-anchor D domain-containing protein has translation MRYARASKSPRRTNLLGRLSRLARRGRKKSPRGAARRRAETRRAVWIDPLEDRSMLAGIITIGDSWAYLVAPSATTMSNSFLGGVPVYNESFGGGTAAQHAADLDGITARINAHPDADVVWLSSGGNDMLLGALGGGFYRGNPNNPTVYANIAANVDTLVNHILSIRPDIQVVIAGYDYINVFDMGSGGLQAGNNLGVIKSGNVFLDAAQNQELNDGFKAAEQGKVSLGANSSRVHHVWNFGLINTVVGYSGYFGNFPGAGNYPPELYAALPTPASRMAANDPIHLNTQGYDLLALNMYLNFFDTAFQPASLTTNTTTLDFGHVRVGTTSTTLGVTASNAGPDHTKVKDLFIPAGTGEFSGGNQSYLPLFRDPTLGSDAAASSFTYTPNARGADSQNLTLTSDSGSRPLTLSGTGVGPVFGSVSTLDFGYVLLGENGSLPFTITNSTTDGDLGALTNLTLHSFVLDGPDAASFELVGFTPGMVLNAASLANLSLEFTGDGPAGARSATLTFSTDVGVALGGSGATFQITVAAEVVEVPTVAAGGPYAGGEGAAIALTAVGTGTITSYDWDLDNNGSYETPGMTVNFTRPEQGEFTVNVRAIGPAGTVYATTTVLVENVAPVAGMTGLGWTHTGVLQHFSLIALDPGSFDAAANFDFAIDWQGDGAFEEFVSGPTGTPISHTFNTPGSHKVRIKATDKDGGTSEIGTYVVHVYHVEQVGDNIEWYGSDGNDVVEFRETALQTVEVRTLMVGGHATNELAIFTGVTGRVLGYGNRGNDRLDASQLLLLPTTLEGGRHHDTLLGGAGDDILRGDFQGAKGDGAEGNDSIVGGPGNDLIEGDGLEGGEDTLHGGSGNDTILGDGSDGAEGRADRIYGEDGNDFLFGHHGHDFIDGGNDHDLITGGDGAEANDTLVGGAGNDVLSGSNGKDSISGGTGQDIILGGSGADTLQGEGGEDLLVADVVTFGLSTSALIAIHAEWTSGNSYQDRVAHLTGTPGGANGATYFTLGTTVYDDEAEDLLTGGAEIDWFLYNLMQDVLTDHAEGETETDTFGFPLPTLE, from the coding sequence GCACGCGGCCGATCTCGACGGCATCACGGCGCGCATCAACGCCCATCCCGACGCCGACGTCGTGTGGCTCAGCTCTGGCGGCAATGACATGCTGCTCGGCGCCCTCGGCGGTGGTTTCTATCGCGGGAACCCCAACAATCCGACGGTCTATGCCAATATCGCGGCGAACGTCGACACGCTGGTCAACCACATTCTAAGCATCCGTCCCGATATCCAGGTGGTGATCGCCGGCTACGACTACATCAACGTCTTCGATATGGGGAGCGGTGGCCTTCAAGCAGGTAACAATCTGGGGGTCATCAAGTCGGGCAACGTCTTCCTCGATGCGGCTCAGAACCAGGAACTGAACGACGGTTTCAAGGCGGCCGAGCAGGGCAAGGTGAGCCTGGGGGCCAACAGCAGCCGCGTCCATCACGTGTGGAACTTCGGTCTCATCAACACCGTGGTGGGCTACAGCGGTTACTTCGGCAACTTCCCCGGTGCGGGCAACTATCCGCCCGAGTTGTATGCCGCGCTCCCCACGCCGGCCTCGCGCATGGCCGCGAACGACCCGATCCACTTGAACACGCAGGGCTATGATCTGCTGGCCCTGAACATGTATCTGAATTTCTTCGACACGGCGTTCCAGCCGGCGTCGTTGACGACGAATACGACCACGCTCGACTTCGGCCACGTGCGCGTGGGCACGACGAGCACAACGCTCGGCGTGACGGCCTCGAACGCGGGGCCCGACCATACCAAGGTCAAGGATCTCTTCATACCGGCCGGCACGGGCGAGTTCAGCGGCGGCAACCAATCGTACTTGCCGCTGTTCCGCGATCCGACGCTGGGCAGTGATGCCGCGGCCAGCAGCTTTACCTACACGCCGAACGCCCGCGGCGCCGATTCGCAAAATCTCACGCTGACCAGCGACAGCGGTTCGCGTCCGTTGACGCTGTCGGGCACGGGTGTCGGTCCGGTATTCGGCAGTGTTTCCACGCTCGACTTCGGCTACGTCCTGTTGGGAGAAAACGGCTCGTTGCCGTTCACGATCACGAATTCGACCACCGACGGCGATCTAGGCGCGCTGACGAATCTCACGCTCCATTCGTTCGTGCTGGATGGTCCCGACGCGGCCAGTTTCGAACTCGTCGGCTTCACGCCCGGGATGGTGCTGAATGCCGCGTCGCTGGCCAATCTCTCTCTCGAATTCACCGGCGATGGCCCGGCCGGCGCGAGATCGGCCACGCTAACTTTTTCGACCGATGTGGGGGTCGCGCTCGGGGGCAGCGGCGCCACGTTCCAGATCACGGTCGCGGCCGAAGTCGTGGAAGTGCCGACGGTCGCGGCCGGAGGGCCCTACGCAGGGGGCGAAGGGGCGGCGATCGCTTTGACGGCGGTCGGTACCGGCACCATCACCTCCTATGATTGGGACCTCGATAACAACGGCAGCTACGAAACTCCCGGCATGACGGTGAATTTCACCCGGCCCGAGCAAGGTGAGTTTACCGTCAACGTGCGCGCCATCGGTCCCGCGGGCACGGTCTATGCGACGACGACCGTATTGGTCGAAAACGTGGCGCCCGTCGCCGGCATGACCGGTTTGGGCTGGACGCACACGGGGGTCCTGCAGCACTTTTCGTTGATCGCCCTGGATCCCGGCTCGTTCGACGCGGCAGCGAACTTCGACTTTGCCATCGACTGGCAAGGAGACGGAGCGTTCGAGGAGTTCGTCTCAGGACCGACGGGAACGCCCATCAGTCACACCTTCAACACGCCCGGCTCGCACAAGGTAAGGATCAAGGCCACCGACAAGGACGGCGGCACGAGTGAAATCGGCACGTACGTGGTTCACGTCTATCACGTCGAGCAGGTAGGGGACAACATCGAGTGGTATGGTTCGGACGGCAATGACGTCGTCGAATTTCGCGAAACGGCGCTCCAGACCGTCGAGGTGCGCACGTTGATGGTCGGCGGGCACGCCACGAACGAACTGGCCATCTTCACGGGCGTGACGGGACGCGTCTTGGGCTATGGCAATCGAGGCAACGACCGACTCGATGCCAGCCAACTGCTGCTCCTGCCCACGACGCTCGAAGGGGGACGCCATCACGATACCTTGCTCGGCGGCGCGGGAGACGACATCCTGCGCGGCGATTTCCAAGGGGCGAAGGGGGATGGAGCCGAGGGGAACGATTCGATCGTCGGTGGCCCCGGCAACGATCTGATCGAAGGGGATGGGCTCGAAGGGGGCGAAGATACCCTGCACGGCGGCAGCGGCAACGATACGATCCTGGGGGATGGCAGCGATGGGGCCGAGGGACGCGCCGACCGCATCTATGGCGAGGATGGGAACGATTTCCTGTTCGGTCACCACGGACACGATTTCATCGACGGCGGCAACGACCACGATCTCATCACCGGGGGCGATGGCGCCGAGGCGAACGATACCCTCGTCGGCGGTGCGGGCAACGATGTCCTGAGCGGCTCGAACGGCAAGGATTCGATCTCCGGCGGGACGGGGCAAGATATCATTCTAGGAGGTTCCGGCGCCGATACGCTCCAAGGCGAAGGGGGCGAGGACCTCCTCGTCGCCGATGTCGTCACGTTCGGCCTCAGCACTTCGGCCCTGATTGCCATCCACGCCGAGTGGACCTCGGGCAATAGCTACCAGGACCGGGTCGCGCACCTCACCGGCACGCCCGGTGGTGCCAACGGAGCCACGTACTTCACCTTGGGGACCACTGTTTACGACGATGAGGCAGAGGACCTGCTCACGGGTGGAGCCGAAATCGACTGGTTCCTCTACAATTTGATGCAGGACGTGCTCACCGACCATGCCGAAGGGGAGACCGAGACCGATACGTTCGGCTTCCCGCTGCCCACCTTGGAATAA
- a CDS encoding thioredoxin family protein, whose product MLRRLGFALPLAAVALALVSGSAQAGKFNKVLNVGDTAPSFADIIGVDDDKYGLDSFKDAKAIVLVFTCNNCPVAVACEDRIVELQKDYKDKGVQIVAINVNNVDGDRLDSMKERSKSKGFNFPYIYDPTQKVARDYGASVTPDVVVLDGDRKIAYLGAIDNDALNEANANKHYVRDALDAILTGSKPSVSETKAKGCGIKYE is encoded by the coding sequence ATGTTGCGCAGATTAGGATTCGCGTTGCCCTTGGCGGCCGTCGCCCTGGCTTTGGTTTCTGGCTCGGCCCAGGCCGGCAAGTTCAACAAGGTGCTGAACGTCGGCGACACCGCCCCCAGCTTTGCCGACATCATCGGCGTGGATGACGACAAGTATGGGCTCGATTCGTTCAAGGACGCGAAGGCCATCGTGCTGGTCTTCACCTGCAACAACTGCCCCGTCGCCGTCGCCTGCGAGGATCGCATTGTCGAGCTGCAGAAGGACTACAAGGACAAGGGCGTGCAGATCGTGGCGATCAACGTGAACAACGTCGATGGCGATCGACTCGACTCGATGAAGGAGCGTTCGAAGTCGAAGGGCTTCAACTTCCCCTACATCTATGATCCCACGCAGAAGGTTGCCCGCGATTATGGTGCGTCGGTAACCCCCGACGTCGTCGTGCTGGACGGCGATCGCAAGATTGCCTACCTCGGCGCCATCGACAACGATGCCCTGAACGAGGCCAACGCCAACAAGCACTACGTGCGCGACGCCCTCGACGCCATCCTCACCGGCTCGAAGCCGTCGGTCAGCGAGACCAAGGCCAAGGGCTGCGGAATCAAGTACGAATAG
- a CDS encoding TlpA family protein disulfide reductase: protein MSVTRKMRSLATLAAVVPLIAVGCAKEEANPAGEPAAPPASATATSAEESVESETAATESDEVGTAIKLTKATKEDFDSLIASHRGKVVLVDYWATWCGPCVKGFPHTVELAEKLAPQGLAVISVSFDDPEASTEVEAFLTRQHAQFDNLISAYGAEDQSYDDFGVETGALPHYQIYDREGKLVRELVSGDPTAKSVTPEDVAAAVQEQLDQPAAANP from the coding sequence ATGTCGGTCACACGCAAGATGCGATCGCTTGCCACGCTCGCGGCCGTCGTGCCTCTGATCGCGGTCGGTTGTGCCAAGGAAGAAGCCAACCCCGCCGGCGAACCAGCAGCACCCCCGGCCAGCGCGACCGCGACTTCCGCCGAGGAATCGGTCGAGAGCGAAACTGCCGCGACCGAATCGGACGAGGTCGGGACCGCCATTAAGCTCACCAAGGCTACCAAGGAAGATTTCGACAGCCTCATCGCCAGCCATCGGGGCAAGGTCGTGCTCGTCGACTATTGGGCCACCTGGTGCGGTCCCTGCGTGAAGGGATTTCCCCATACCGTCGAGTTGGCGGAGAAGCTAGCTCCGCAGGGGCTGGCCGTGATCTCGGTGAGCTTCGACGATCCCGAGGCCTCGACCGAAGTCGAAGCGTTTCTCACCAGACAGCACGCCCAGTTCGATAATCTGATCAGCGCCTACGGGGCCGAAGACCAGTCGTACGACGACTTCGGCGTCGAGACCGGAGCCCTGCCCCACTACCAGATCTATGATCGCGAGGGGAAGCTCGTCCGCGAGCTCGTCAGTGGCGATCCCACCGCCAAAAGCGTCACGCCGGAAGACGTGGCGGCCGCCGTGCAAGAACAGCTCGATCAGCCTGCTGCCGCTAATCCCTAG
- a CDS encoding glycosyltransferase family 2 protein: MSSAVVLSKVPLERRRRDVSRPLVSVVVPVFNEEACLPALHRRLTEVLSTLDDSYEILFVNDGSRDRSLEIMRQLQLIDPHVGYHSFTRNFGHESASTCGLLEAQGQTVVIIDADLQDPPELIAQLLERWREGYDLVYAQRRSRQGETWLTRSTSHAFYRLLNRVTRVDMPVDTGDFRLMDRTVVEAFRRLPERNRFVRGMIAWTGFRKSAVYYDRDARLAGETKYNFTKRLGLALDAICGFSTLPLRWITYAGGITAGVAGALFAMALLVGLFSSVGAAGWIVLAAALTLLAGVQLLTVGLVGEYVGRILIEVQARPLYLLGESHAPAIRVAGPVLDRIAG, from the coding sequence TTGTCATCCGCAGTCGTACTCAGCAAAGTGCCCCTCGAGCGCCGTCGTCGCGACGTGTCGCGCCCGCTCGTCTCGGTGGTGGTCCCTGTCTTTAACGAAGAGGCGTGTCTGCCGGCGCTGCATCGCCGCTTGACGGAGGTCTTGAGCACGCTGGACGACTCGTACGAGATCTTGTTCGTCAACGACGGTAGCCGCGATCGATCGCTCGAGATCATGCGGCAGCTCCAACTCATCGATCCTCACGTGGGTTACCACTCGTTCACGCGCAACTTCGGCCACGAGTCGGCCAGCACCTGCGGACTGCTCGAAGCGCAAGGCCAGACCGTCGTGATCATCGATGCGGATCTGCAGGATCCGCCCGAGCTGATCGCCCAATTGCTCGAACGCTGGCGCGAGGGATACGACCTGGTCTATGCGCAGCGGCGTTCGCGGCAGGGGGAGACATGGCTGACGCGCTCGACGAGCCATGCGTTCTACCGGCTGTTGAACCGTGTGACCCGGGTCGATATGCCGGTCGACACGGGCGATTTTCGTCTGATGGACCGCACCGTTGTCGAGGCGTTCCGGCGCTTGCCCGAGCGGAATCGCTTCGTGCGCGGCATGATCGCCTGGACCGGATTCCGCAAATCGGCCGTCTACTACGATCGCGATGCACGGCTCGCCGGCGAGACGAAGTACAACTTCACCAAGCGGCTCGGTCTGGCGCTCGACGCCATTTGTGGCTTCAGCACCCTCCCCTTGCGGTGGATCACTTACGCTGGCGGCATCACCGCGGGGGTGGCCGGGGCGTTGTTCGCGATGGCCTTGCTCGTGGGGCTTTTTTCCAGCGTGGGCGCGGCGGGTTGGATCGTGCTGGCCGCGGCGCTCACCTTGCTCGCCGGCGTGCAACTGCTCACCGTGGGGCTGGTAGGTGAATACGTGGGCCGTATCCTGATCGAGGTGCAGGCGCGTCCCCTCTATCTGCTAGGCGAGTCTCACGCACCGGCCATTCGGGTAGCGGGGCCGGTCCTCGATCGCATCGCCGGTTGA